In one window of Macadamia integrifolia cultivar HAES 741 chromosome 2, SCU_Mint_v3, whole genome shotgun sequence DNA:
- the LOC122066501 gene encoding uncharacterized protein LOC122066501 isoform X2, with protein sequence MMVNLLLTRWMKDLEKIFYGNVVAYNAAMLPEARQDEQENAIWRNVFSDDGSPMSNDAASSTVQNKGVNIRPYESKNGEDGSSSFPKGMSSVNFLSVEDELKDSVKAAHYHSKVNIENEILCSYVIQELTQPRKEHVPSICSKSSGLKPSHMKQMSDGNNITYAELFTSEATVVDSGMDIKDLGQDGSSCVQFNAVEHSSSLPFSLASVLVGLAKQFGGASNTRPKIDIQLLLNAMDNLSEFLLSSCSNDVEALKEQDREVICRVVNNLDACLSKKVGLMRSMPQIQFPESSTCCLRKPTDPEMIKRLYFLETSFSPPCRTHYPMP encoded by the exons ATGATG GTCAACTTACTTTTGACTAGGTGGATGAAAGATCTGGAGAAGATATTCTATGGCAATGTTGTTGCATATAATGCTGCAATGCTTCCTGAAGCTCGACAGGATGAGCAAGAGAATGCGATTTGGAG GAATGTGTTCTCCGATGATGGTTCACCAATGTCAAATGATGCTGCATCATCCACAGTCCAG AACAAAGGGGTGAACATAAGACCTTACGAAAGTAAAAATGGTGAAGATGGTTCATCATCCTTTCCTAAGGGAATGTCCTCGGTTAATTTTCTATCTGTGGAAGATGAATTAAAAGATTCTGTTAAAGCAGCACATTATCATTCAAAAGTGAACATTGAGAATGAGATATTATGTTCCTATGTCATCCAGGAACTGACTCAACCAAGAAAAGAACATGTTCCATCAATTTGTTCAAAAAGTTCTGGACTCAAACCTTCTCACATGAAACAAATGAGTGATGGCAATAACATTACATATGCAGAACTGTTTACCTCAGAGGCAACAGTTGTAGATTCTGGAATGGATATCAAGGATCTTGGACAGGATGGCTCATCTTGTGTACAATTCAATGCTGTGGAACATTCTTCAAGTTTGCCTTTTTCTCTAGCCAGCGTTCTTGTTGGGCTTGCTAAACAATTCGGTGGAGCATCTAACACCAGACCAAAGATTGATATTCAGCTGCTGCTTAATGCTATGGATAACTTGTCAGAATTCCTTCTTTCTAGTTGTTCCAATGATGTAGAGGCATTGAAGGAACAGGATCGTGAGGTTATTTGTCGTGTAGTCAACAATCTTGATGCATGTCTCTCAAAGAAGGTTGGATTAATGAGATCAATGCCCCAAATACAATTTCCCGAGTCGAGCACTTGCTGCCTTAGAAAGCCAACTGATCCTGAAATG